One window of the Podospora pseudopauciseta strain CBS 411.78 chromosome 4, whole genome shotgun sequence genome contains the following:
- the RIB3 gene encoding 3,4-dihydroxy 2-butanone 4-phosphate synthase (EggNog:ENOG503NVCF; BUSCO:EOG09263Z8I; COG:H), with product MPSTTTAVDNIDSSQFDSIPDTIEAFRNGEFVVILDDPSRENEADLIIAAESITTQQMAFMIRHSSGLICAPILPDRCSSLDLPQMVTHNQDLRTTAYTISVDSADPSVTTGISAHDRALVCRQLADPASTPETFRRPGHVFPLRAREGGVRDRRGHTEAAIDLCRLAGKKPAGVISELVEDGIEVEGRAVREEPGMMRGQACVDFARRWGLRVATIADMVEYLEKTEGKLVKEGVNGTQ from the exons atgccctccaccaccaccgcagtcGACAACATCGACTCCTCACAGTTCGACTCCATCCCCGACACAATCGAGGCCTTCC GCAACGGCGAattcgtcgtcatcctcgacgacccCTCCCGCGAAAACGAAGCCGacctcatcatcgccgccgAGTCAATCACGACCCAACAAATGGCCTTCATGATCCGGCACTCCAGCGGGCTCATCTGcgcccccatcctccccgacCGCTGCTCGTCCCTCGACCTCCCTCAGATGGTCACCCACAACCAGGACCTCCGCACGACCGCCTACACCATCTCGGTCGACTCGGCCGACCCGTCCGTCACGACGGGCATCTCGGCCCACGACCGCGCGCTGGTGTGCAGGCAGCTTGCTGATCCTGCCTCCACCCCCGAGACGTTCAGGAGGCCGGGACATGTTTTTCCGCTtagggcgagggaggggggtgtgagGGATCGACGGGGGCATACCGAGGCTGCTATCGACTTGTGTAGGTTGGCGGGGAAGAAGCCTGCGGGAGTGATTAGcgagttggtggaggatgggattgaggttgagggacgggcggtgagggaggagccggggatgatgagggggcaGGCGTGCGTGGATTTTgcgaggaggtgggggttgagggtggcgaCGATTGCGGATATGGTTGAGTATCTTGAGAAGACGGAGGGGaagttggtgaaggagggggtgaatggGACGCAATAA
- the MRPL27 gene encoding 60S ribosomal protein L27, mitochondrial (EggNog:ENOG503P302; COG:J), which produces MQPTRALLGMRYRKLRLTTKDVNKGFYKGTGSGSMGRHTSRGGYIIEWNKVRTYVCPDLTGFKLTPFVTNAVKRTYGQYDTKLGPRDPQEYLARWKSENGLD; this is translated from the exons ATGCAACCCACCCGCGCCCTCCTGGGCATGCGCTACCGCAAGCTCCGCCTCACAACCAAGGACGTCAACAAGGGCTTCTACAAGGGcaccggctccggctccatGGGCCGTCACACCTCCCGCGGCGGCTACATCATCGAGTGGAACAAGGTGCGGACCTATGTCTGTCCCGATTTGACTGGGTTCAAG CTCACCCCCTTTGTCACCAACGCCGTCAAGAGAACATACGGACAGTACGACACCAAGCTCGGGCCGAGGGACCCCCAGGAGTATCTCGCGAGGTGGAAGTCGGAGAACGGTCTTGATTAA
- the COQ3 gene encoding Hexaprenyldihydroxybenzoate methyltransferase, mitochondrial (EggNog:ENOG503NZTD; BUSCO:EOG09263SZM; COG:H) encodes MRPSLLRPATPRALLRRPSQIPRRLLPLLAHPSQQPNPPPCRPHSTTTTSSVNETEISHFSSLASSWWDPHGPSRPLHLMNPHRHDFIRSCLSSSPTSPPYSSLTYLDIGCGGGIFAESAARLPATLSITGIDASPVIISVAKSHARRDPSLAQKLSYLNSPIESLVLPPVDIVTCFEVIEHVDYPSQFLGELIKFVRPGGWVVMSTIARTWTSWVTTNLVAEDILKMVPKGTHDWDKYLHEYELREWFSKENSREGKKVWGDARVMGVVFVPGCGWKEVKGSEKLGNYFFGVQRLV; translated from the coding sequence atgcggccctccctcctccgcccagCCACTCCCCGGGCTCTTCTCCGAAGACCGTCACAAATACCccgccgtctcctccccctcctcgcccacccatcacaacaaccaaaccccccaccatGTCGCCCCCACAgcactaccaccacctccagcgTCAACGAAACCGAAATCTCCCACTTCTCCTCCCTAGCCTCCTCCTGGTGGGACCCCCACggcccctcccgccccctccacctcatgAACCCCCACCGCCACGACTTCATCCgctcctgcctctcctcctccccaacctcacccccttaCTCCTCCCTAACCTACCTCGACATCGGCTGCGGAGGAGGCATCTTCGCCGAATCCGCCGCCCGCCTCcccgccaccctctccatAACCGGAATCGACGCCTCCCCCGTCATAATCTCCGTCGCCAAATCCCACGCCAGACGAgacccctccctcgcccaaaaGCTAAGCTACCTCAACTCCCCAATCGAgtccctcgtcctccccccaGTCGACATCGTCACTTGCTTTGAAGTAATCGAGCACGTCGATTACCCCTCTCAGTTTTTGGGGGAACTGATAAAGTTTGTCAGGCCGGGCGGGTGGGTCGTCATGAGCACCATTGCGAGGACGTGGACGAGCTGGGTGACTACCAATCTTGTGGCGGAGGATATCTTGAAGATGGTGCCAAAGGGGACGCACGACTGGGACAAATACCTTCATGAGTATGAGCTGCGGGAGTGGTTTAGCAAGGAAAACTCACGGGAAGGGAAAAAGGTTTGGGGAGACgcgagggtgatgggggtggtgtttgtgccggggtgtgggtggaaggaggtcaagggAAGTGAGAAGCTTGGGAATTATTTCTTTGGTGTGCAGAGGTTGGTTTAG
- a CDS encoding hypothetical protein (EggNog:ENOG503NWER; COG:S; BUSCO:EOG09261UPM), with translation MPGRQSHGRPVLAGGGSGKNKGSRHQPSSSNKPSSFPKSRSKSQSKALDAFALAEESLGPERRQKGVRYRDLEEKVEKPSKKRAHEEDEDQDFDDEDEEEEEEEGAPPQRKKAKKDEFEGFSDDAAGSEDSEEWHVGVGSQDEDSELDSDEAFGESDEERFEGYSFGKGGKDKKKKRGEESEEEDSDLESLGSDAIDLATALDQYSSSEEEGGEGGKGSDSEEDEDEDEDEDEDDESTDGDDESSEDDEVDEERLSELRRKISAFGGEDSEEEEDNQGSGNAKLSLADLGLAGINDEHIKKSIKLMNKEDRGEKKTRLDVPLAKTLQDRNLRSAAYSETNKTLDRWIDTVKSNRRADHLIFPLAQNAHDKGLASEELMPVNQKTSGTELESAILSIMEESGLGPSASKEKKNEGGLIDESERLSKAEQKEITRQKRRERELHDREMARQKRIKKIKSKAYRRIHRKEGLKDEQAAYDALVEAGEIDSEAEREMQDRRRAEERMGTRHRESKWAKLGKKAGRAVWDEDFRAGLTDMARRKEELRRRVEGRKNSDDDSDVSMGSGDEKDEKQKLLSELDRAAQYSDDDEPKSGLMSMKFMQRGEEIRRKENDDLVAQIRRELDSEAEESGEEMDIGRRQYGMGRADAKLPANSPKSKKKAAKSSEPVVFKDDVEMTEAPSRNQKKAVEAEPVVSAPSAPGAWSRVPQEGRKSKKAAGKAPAPELDLSNSVALATKSSKPKSKTAEADDGNDTDGSDAIHLPMAIRDQELIKRAFAGEDVVGDFRREKAEIMDEDDDKEIDNTLPGWGSWVGEGVSAREQRRHKGRFVTKVEGVKKTSRKDYKLKDAIISERRVKKNDAYLATSLPFPFESQQQYERSLRLPVGPEWQTKETFQSATKPRVIVKQGLIAPMSKPIV, from the exons ATGCCAGGCCGCCAATCCCACGGCCGCCCCGTCCTCGCCGGAGGTGGCAGCGGCAAAAACAAGGGCAGCAGACATcaaccaagcagcagcaacaaaccaTCATCGTTTCCCAAATCCCGCTCCAAATCCCAATCCAAAGCCCTCGACGCCTTCGCCCTAGCCGAGGAATCCCTCGGCCCAGAACGCCGCCAAAAAGGCGTGCGCTACCGAGATCTAGAGGAAAAGGTAGAGAAGCCCTCCAAAAAGCGGGCTcacgaggaagacgaggaccAAGAttttgacgacgaggatgaggaggaggaggaggaggagggagcgCCGCCGCAAAGGAAAAAGGCCAAAAAGGACGAGTTTGAAGGGTTTTCGGATGATGCCGCGGGGAGTGAGGACAGTGAGGAGTGGCATGTGGGTGTGGGGAGTCAGGATGAGGACTCGGAGCTGGATTCGGACGAGGCGTTTGGggagagtgatgaggagaggtTTGAGGGGTATAgttttgggaagggggggaaggataagaaaaagaaaaggggggaggagagtgaggaggaggatagtgATTTGGAGAGCTTGGGATCGGATGCGATTGATTTGGCGACGGCGTTGGATCAGTATTCTTctagtgaggaggagggtggggagggggggaaggggagtgatagtgaggaggacgaggacgaggacgaggacgaggacgaggatgacgagtcaacggatggggatgatgagagtagtgaggatgatgaggtggatgaggagaggttgagtGAGCTGAGGAGAAAGATTTCTGCTTTTGGCGGGGAGGACagtgaagaagaggaggataaTCAGGGGTCGGGGAACGCAAAGCTCAGTTTGGCCGATCTTGGGTTGGCGGGGATCAACGACGAGCATATCAAGAAGTCGATCAAGTTGATGAACAAGGAGGACAGGggcgagaagaagacgaggctTGATGTTCCTCTTGCGAAGACATTGCAGGATCGCAATCTGCGAAGCGCGGCTTATTCCGAGACAAACAAGACGCTTGATCGCTGGATTGATACCGTCAAGTCGAACCGTCGAGCGGATCACCTTATTTTTCCACTTGCGCAGAATGCCCATGATAAGGGCCTTGCTAGCGAAGAGCTCATGCCGGTAAATCAGAAGACATCTGGGACGGAGCTTGAGAGCGCTATTTTGAGCATCATGGAGGAAAGCGGTCTCGGCCCTAGCGCTtccaaggaaaagaagaacgAGGGTGGTCTCATTGATGAGTCAGAGAGGCTGTCAAAGGCCGAGCAAAAGGAGATCACACGGCAGAAGCGTCGGGAGAGAGAATTGCACGATCGCGAGATGGCCCGCCAGAAGCGCATCAAGAAAATCAAGAGTAAGGCTTATCGACGCATTCACCGCAAGGAGGGTCTCAAGGACGAGCAGGCCGCTTACGATGCTCTTGTCGAGGCTGGTGAGATTGACTCAGAGGCCGAGCGGGAAATGCAAGACCGGAGACGTGCGGAGGAGCGCATGGGTACCAGGCACAGAGAGAGCAAGTGGGCCAAGCTGGGCAAGAAGGCTGGTCGTGCTGTCTGGGACGAGGACTTCCGCGCTGGTCTTACGGATATGGCACGGAGAAAAGAGGAGCTTAGGCGCCGTGTCGAGGGCCGCAAAAACTCCGATGATGACTCTGATGTTTCAATGGGATCTGGCGACGAGAAGGATGAGAAGCAGAAGCTGTTGTCTGAGCTCGACCGGGCGGCTCAATAcagcgatgacgatgaaCCAAAGTCTGGGCTGATGAGCATGAAGTTTATGCAGAGAGGCGAGGAGATCCGGAGGAAAGAGAACGATGATCTTGTGGCACAAATACGTCGTGAACTCGACTCTGAGGCGGAGGAGTCTGGCGAGGAGATGGATATTGGCCGTCGCCAGTATGGCATGGGCAGGGCGGACGCTAAGCTCCCAGCCAACTCACCCAAgtcaaagaagaaggcggcgaaGTCCTCTGAACCAGTCGTCTTCAAGGACGACGTGGAAATGACTGAAGCACCATCTCGGAACCAAAAGAAGGCTGTCGAAGCTGAGCCAGTAGTATCAGCACCCAGCGCGCCTGGAGCCTGGTCTCGCGTGCCGCAAGAGGGTCGCAAGAGCAAGAAAGCGGCCGGCAAGGCCCCGGCACCGGAGCTCGATCTGTCCAACTCCGTTGCGCTTGCTACCAAGTCATCCAAGCCAAAGTCCAAGACTGCCGAGGCGGATGATGGCAATGACACTGACGGCTCTGACGCCATCCACCTTCCCATGGCCATCCGCGATCAAGAGCTTATCAAGCGCGCCTTCGCCGGCGAGGACGTCGTAGGTGACTTCCGCAGGGAAAAGGCCGAGATCAtggacgaagacgacgacaagGAAATCGACAACACTCTTCCTGGCTGGGGCAGCTGGGTGGGCGAGGGTGTCAGTGCTCGCGAACAGAGGCGGCACAAGGGGCGGTTCGTGACCAAGGTGGAGGGTGTCAAGAAGACGAGCAGAAAGGATTACAAGCTGAAGGATGCTATTATCAGcgagaggagggtgaagaag AACGATGCCTACCTCGCTACCTCGCTACCATTCCCATTCGAGTCTCAACAGCAATACGAGCGCTCGTTGCGTCTGCCTGTTGGGCCGGAATGGCAGACCAAGGAGACGTTCCAGAGCGCTACCAAGCCGAGGGTTATCGTCAAGCAGGGTCTTATTGCTCCCATGTCGAAGCCTATCGTttag
- a CDS encoding hypothetical protein (EggNog:ENOG503NV2B; COG:P), giving the protein MAGGELTGNSTGAPPQAGVLEGVNPIVYTPSNPITLFIVQAIIVIIFCQLLAYPLRWLHQPRVIAEVLGGILLGPTVMMRIPGFEAAIFPPASMPVFNNVANLGLIIFLFLVALEVDIRLFTQNWKAALSVGMAGMILPFGLGFAIAWGLYKEFHVDEAIGFGVFGLFIGTALAITAFPVLCRILSELNLLRSGVGVTVLAAGIGNDVTGWVLLALCVALTNNSSGLAALWALLCCIGWTLFLIFAIRPPFIWILKRTGSLHNGPTQGMVALTLLMVLASSWFTGIIGVHPIFGAFLVGLICPHDGGFAIKLTEKIEDLISVLFLPLYFALSGLKTNLGLLNDGITWGYCIGVIACAFAGKIIGGTLAARANKLLWRESFTIGALMSCKGLVELIVLNIGYQAGILSETTFSMFVVMALVTTVATTPMTKLLYPKWYQTKVERWRKGEIDWDGNELNPSESLQGGLKKGVDSQIRRLMVHLRLDSLPSLFTFITILSPESVTKKQVEPETPNAESAEVIIKKRPLEVHGMRILELTDRTSSVMHLTEGEDFYSLRDPVVNAFRTFSQLHDVAVSGRVAVVPADSYAETLMTQAHEVSSDFALIPWGESGSMSEDQSFPVTADTNERFKSFTHLDFISQTLEKASAICNAGIFIDNGFGGITKPVDRPELQRTKSAISIRNQADVAVLPVANKSHHVFFPFFGGADDRVALRIVLQLAKNPHVSATIVRINSSEKEKLSSTAKSAAASTTTTEDNSETNKTAVSSSPVSGTDVEDGALYATLKSSLPEDLATRVNFSEADVPAGKEELKEIILLAQQAVGNTRDNAGDVVVLGRRNAKKGFAEVGGSSSSAAGGGVPDLKNTVGEVAERLITTGIKASLLVIQAGGRGQA; this is encoded by the exons ATGGCAGGCGGTGAGCTTACGGGCAACAGCACCGGAGCCCCTCCGCAAGCTGGTGTCCTCGAGGGCGTCAACCCGATTGTGTATACGCcttccaaccccatcactcTTTTCATCGTACAG GCCATCATTGTCATCATCTTCTGTCAACTACTAGCTT ATCCGCTACGATGgcttcaccaacctcgtGTTATCGCCGAGGTTCTCGGCGGCATTCTGTTGGGCCCcacggtgatgatgaggatacCCGGGTTTGAGGCCG CAATCTTCCCGCCTGCGTCTATGCCAGTCTTCAACAATGTCGCCAACCTCGGTCTCATCATTTTCTTGTTTCTCGTTGCGTTGGAAGTAGACATCCGTCTCTTCACGCAAAATTGGAAGGCCGCCCTAAGTGTAGGCATGGCCGGCATGATCTTGCCCTTTGGCCTTGGCTTTGCCATTGCCTGGGGTCTGTACAAGGAGTTTCACGTCGACGAAGCTATTGGCTTTGGCGTCTTCGGATTGTTCATCGGTACAGCCCTTGCGATCACTGCCTTCCCCGTCCTCTGCCGCATTCTCTCCGAGCTGAACCTCCTCCGCTCGGGTGTCGGTGTCACCGTTCTGGCTGCCGGCATTGGAAATGACGTGACAGGCTGGGTGCTTCTCGCGCTCTGCGTCGCCttgaccaacaacagcagtgGCTTGGCCGCGCTCTGGGCCTTGCTCTGCTGCATTGGCTGGACTCTGTTCCTCATCTTCGCCATCCGGCCACCCTTCATTTGGATCCTCAAGCGGACCGGAAGCTTGCATAATGGCCCTACCCAGGGAATGGTTGCGCTGACCTTGCTCATGGTTCTGGCCTCCTCTTGGTTTACTG GAATCATTGGTGTTCATCCCATTTTTGGAGCCTTCCTGGTGGGACTGATCTGTCCCCACGATGGCGGTTTCGCTATCAAGCTTACTGAGAAGATTGAGGATCTAATCTCGGTCCTCTTTCTGCCTTTGTACTTTGCCCTGTCTGGGCTGAAGACCAACCTAGGTCTTCTCAACGATGGTATCACATGGGGTTACTGCATCGGGGTCATTGCCTGCGCCTTTGCTGGTAAGATCATTGGTGGCACCCTCGCAGCTCGCGCCAACAAGCTGCTCTGGCGTGAGAGTTTCACTATTGGCGCCCTGATGTCTTGCAAGGGTCTGGTCGAGTTGATCGTGCTT AACATTGGTTACCAGGCAGGTATCCTGTCCGAAACCACCTTCAGCATGTTCGTTGTTATGGCTTTGGTCACAACCGTAGCCACGACCCCCATGACAAAGCTGCTGTATCCCAAGTGGTACCAAACCAAGGTTGAGCGATGGAGAAAGGGTGAGATCGACTGGGACGGCAACGAGTTGAACCCCTCTGAGAGCCTGCAGGGCGGTCTCAAGAAGGGCGTCGACTCTCAGATCCGCCGTCTCATGGTTCATCTCCGTCTCGACAGTCTCCCCAgcctcttcaccttcatcaccatcctcagcCCTGAAAGCGTCACCAAGAAGCAGGTCGAGCCCGAAACCCCTAATGCCGAGTCCGCCGAGGTCATCATCAAGAAACGCCCCCTGGAAGTCCACGGTATGCGCATTCTCGAGCTCACCGACCGTACCTCATCCGTCATGCACCTCACCGAAGGCGAAGACTTTTACTCTCTCCGCGACCCCGTGGTCAACGCCTTCCGCACCTTCTCCCAGCTCCACGACGTCGCCGTCTCGGGCCGCGTCGCCGTCGTCCCCGCCGACTCCTACGCCGAAACTCTCATGACCCAAGCCCACGAAGTCTCCTCCGACTTCGCCCTGATCCCCTGGGGCGAAAGCGGCTCCATGTCCGAAGACCAGTCCTTTCCCGTCACAGCCGACACCAACGAGCGCTTCAAATCCTTCACCCATCTCGATTTCATCAGCCAGACCCTCGAGAAAGCCTCCGCCATCTGCAACGCAGGCATCTTCATCGACAACGGCTTCGGCGGCATCACCAAGCCCGTCGACCGCCCCGAGCTCCAACGCACCAAATCCGCCATCTCCATCCGCAACCAAGCCGACGTCGCCGTCCTCCCCGTCGCCAACAAGTCCCACCacgtcttcttccccttcttcggCGGCGCCGACGACCGCGTCGCGCTGCGCATCGTTCTTCAACTAGCCAAGAACCCCCACGTCTCGGCCACCATCGTCCGGATCAACAGCagcgaaaaagaaaaactgTCCTCCACTGCCAAATCCGCTGCTGCATCGACCACCACGACGGAAGACAACAGCGAGACCAACAAGACTGctgtctcttcttctcccgtCTCTGGAACTGACGTTGAGGATGGTGCGCTTTACGCCACGCTCAAGAGTTCTCTCCCGGAAGACCTAGCTACTAGAGTGAATTTCTCTGAGGCGGATGTCCCCGCTGGGAAAGAGGAACTCAAGGAGATTATCCTGCTTGCTCAACAAGCGGTGGGCAACACGAGGGACAATGCcggtgatgttgtcgttTTGGGCCGACGCAATGCCAAGAAGGGGTTTGCTGAGGTCGGTGGGAGCAGCAGTAGCGCTGCTGGTGGCGGGGTGCCGGACCTGAAGAATACCgttggggaggtggcggagaggttgatcACCACGGGGATCAAGGCTAGTTTGTTGGTTATTCAGGCTGGGGGGCGGGGGCAGGCTTGA